TTGGTACTGCCAATCTAACAAGTtaaaaatgaacaaacaaaagcATCCTGCCAGGCACAAAACcatttgtagtctcaagaaacaaAAGTTCCATTCTTTTCAAAATTGCCGATGaatcccagcataattccatgttCATCACGTAACCTTATTCTTCATATAAGAGTATCATCATAAAAATCTCTTCatatgaccttcttcttcaatcatcatctacaaTGATGAAATAcgtactaagatcaccaaataaacaTCAAAATATCTTTATACGCTACATATGAAAGCTTATTAACAAAGATTAATTAAGAATCGTAACATATCAACAATGCACAATCATGAAAAGAGAACGAGGTTTAAAAGACATTAGTACATACTGTATATTACTACAAACAGTTGAACCACTTTACAAACTAAATGAACACAAACGTGCATATGATGAGAGACAAAACAGAAATAGTCACTCTTTGTCGCATTGTAATTatccttgtttttcttctttaagcCAAAAGAGGGGGCACTCTCTGTACATATCACGGAAAGATAAACAAATTATACAAAGTGCTGAGGCCATAGAAATTTAACACAGAGAAGACATTGGTACATATTGTATATTACTCTAAAATTTCCACAGATGATATAATGTTAAGCCATAGAAATTTAACAAAGGAAGGAACACCCCAATTGATCCAAAAATACACTCTCATAAACATGCATTGCTGAGTTAAGGATATTAAGTTCTTTAACTAATATCTGTAGCAGTACTGAGGCCATTGAAGTCATGTAGCGAAATCTTTTCAACTAGTGCACAGTGTCACTCTCTGAAATTACATGTGTCAGGTTGAGTTCCATAGCCTTCTTGAGAGTTGAGAGCAACTCATATTGTTATTTGAGGAAGAAAActtttttgaagaaaataaagaaCAAAACACACTAGTTGGCGAATTACATAACATCGTACGCACCAAGTgggcaaaaagagaagaaaaacggATATGTATACATCTATCGTTCCACATGGATTCTCTAGTACATGGATTTTTTTATCTCAAAAAACCAATCACAAGGAAGGAAAATATAATACTGAATCAGAATAATGTAAGGTGTGATATCAGTTAGTCTTACCAGTTTAGGACCACTAGCTACATATTCTTCACCTATAAACAAAACCGCAGAGTAAGATAGGGAAGAGCTACACACCACGTAGGGATGTTATTAAGTTCTAAGGGACCTAAGGTTTTTATTCATCATCAAATTTAAGTAGATAGATACTAAGCATTGTTCATAAGATAACTGTCGCAAATTTTGTACCACCCTCCTAATGTTTACtgcctatatatatatagacttcacaactaattcaaTATTTTTGCAATAATGCACTGAGGTAGGTAGCAGAAGTATAGTGTATTTACATACAATTAATGAGTATGGAAAGTTGTATACCTGACTCTAAGACGTCATCCTCGTTTTCCTCAGCTCCAAATGTAGAAGGATCCTTGTCAATTGGTATCTGCAACCAGTTTTGCAGTAAAATCAGTGCTTTCACTGTTCGGGGCCTTAAAGAACTTCGGAAGTGACCAAGAATTCTCTTTCCAGTACTGAAAGTGGATTCACTTGCAACTGAAGAGATGGGAATCGCAAGTATGTCTTTTTCTATGAGTGAAAGAATATCAAACCTTGCAGCATTGATTTTCCACCAAGTCAATATATCAAACTTTGAACCTTCTTTCTTGTAttttgttggtgagtaaatctgcTCCGATAAATATCTTTCCACCTCTGATTTGTCAAAATCCTCCATTGTAGACAGCTGGGTTTTACGTTCTTCTCTACGTGCCTTATGTTTTCTCTTTCTATGTAACGTAGAACTAGAACTCTCTTGACTAGGACTACCACCAGTTTCACCTACAGACTCTGACGAGGCTAACACACTTCCTACACCTGTATATTCTGCCTTGTAAGTTGTaaataattcattaaaatcctCTTTCACTTTATCTAACCAACTTTTTACCAATCTTTGTTTCATAGAAGGAATATcattgttgatggtagtttttagtatagggagaaaactgtaaaagtatgtctacctgacccggcatcagaagtaatagaccttgatatgtctatattccgcaaggaatttgaagaatatatcagaatctgatgagtgcctatgtctctcttcatattatattgaaactcgatctcctagatgaattgttcactagtatagagcctaatgagtatttaagctcctagctgcTTTACTCACCAATGCTGGAGCCTGCCTATTATtcattctatgctatgttccccagcagaactcaTGATGTTGACAtgaaatgacaattaatgttcgctcgcaactgagtagcatgaatttcccgaagtgtcaggattaagatatgcatggaaatactcaattagaggcaTGCAAGGTTATGATGCCCTCTGAAACATAATTAATGATTTTGTTTGAACACacaaaattcaccagaaattgattgattttgtgtcagctcacaaaattcaatctttctaacctaattttattaatttacaaaatcagggtttttgcgccctgcgcgatATTTCGAAacctattggtcgaaactaaacctaggtgttagagcactgctcggtcaaactcgcatgcgttgctatctcaagcatgtttgtcaatgttagtgatcaaaactataagtcttgatttgtagtctctTATAGATAACTCTCGGACTacgatagtaagtgtagttgagctcaagggcttcatggtgattcatcatacaagtagaaggactactcaaggaaccggtggaacttctcgacaaaaaggtatgtggagacttgaacttatctgtcactcaaaagtctatttattctatctcctactctttgagacaaaattcgtatgctatatatatagactagattacacacatttggtatttcgagccgagtatacctcgcctatctatatctcgaaatatgtgttggtaagattttcgcttcgaccaagtttatctttacctagtgacgaaagtcatgaatgtttcaatcactttgaaaattgctttgacgagaaatagtgtaataactgtataacgtcctctaagaatgtttcaatgattggaatgagagttaagattacacaaccaatgtattccttgaaccgaagttctcgaactttgttgatcaagagaaccggaagtatggcaagtgccaagtccgcgaacttagtccgcgaactgccgaagttctcaaacccgagaatttctgctggagttgaaaaactacttgcgtgagccaaatccgcgaacccagtccgcgaaccggcgaagttctcaaacccgagaatttctgctggagtttgtaaactctgtccggtatcttaagtccgcgaacctagtatgcgaacttgagaaggttatatatctaaagatgatctctgaacttaatcttaaaagactaaggaatgcttttgcaaaccgtggctattattttcatcttcttgtttttagggtttttggtttaaattctaaaactatttggaggatgatgttttgcattatttaatctttatgatttgttatactgcaatttgttatgggatattggtgtttacgtccgtgaactatgttgtcccatattttttcaaaagtaaagtcgttcatgatcggtattcatttattggtttaagaatgaatagacttttgatatatacaaaagttaagcctatattgtcaatctttgacggaagataggttaaaatcttttgtatccaaggattattgctattgtatatgcgtgtgcaaaagaatgaatccttgtgtattccacggtattgatcttcattgatccatcctctttgtattaccgtgaggctccttaatgtgtcttatgttgagcacaatacaaagttgattattttttattagctttgttggttattccgtaagatactttatgttgagcatattagaactaaattaatcatcttgttggttatttagttattactccacaagtttctctcatgttgagtatatgaacgattaagccaatcactctcttgtatggttaacttagtcgttgctccgtaagtttacttatgttaagcacaataaattaaattgatcacttttgtgtttaatttgattatgttttccgattaaattaatcatgggtttacttatgattaatttgattgatttttagatataaaaatcattttcatggttttggagtccaataaaaatccttcttttctcttgaaattaagatcgctcgttgttgttctttcggtaatgacatcaaatgggggagagttcttttgaacttgtgcttaatggtcatatcttgaggggtgtgcagctgtggaattttagaggggttatcttgtatctttaaactccttgatgagtgctgttagcttcggctatatgattgcatctgaataagatgatgtgtgtttctttctctcagtcatgaaatgtctcttacataaatttcattatgaagtcgttcttgtacctttgccaattttattgacaaaaagggggagaattaatatgtagttcacactacaaatacatatggttttcggatcattgtgtaagggggagtggttttcatgtgagatggagtattgactaagggggagtgatacatatcaccatagtattattggtgaagttgtgatacaattgaactttgacactgtgtaataatactatgacactgtataacaatgatcgagaccgatgttttctcattgttatagctacgggtcttcaacaacgatggtgttaaacttacaacctttgggatcattggaatacttggaagtgatgaagatttcgaggaatgttgaagattagacatgtggaataagagctactaaagtttcattatcttttttgtattccatatgtattgatagttttttcactaaaattgacaaagggggagattgttagagcactgctcggtcaaactcgcatgcgttgctatctcaagcatgtttttcaatgttagtgatcaaaactataagtcttgatttatagtctcttatagctaagtctcggactaggatagtaagtgcagttgagctcaaggacttcatggcgattcatcatacaagtagaaggactactcaaggaaccggtggaacttctcaacaaaaaggaatgtggagacttgaacttatttgtcactcaaaagtctatctattctatctcctactctttgagacaatagtcgtatgctatatatatatatatatatatatatatatatatatatatatatatatatatatatatatatatactagattatacacatttggtatttcgagccaagtatacctcgcctatctatatctcgaaatatgtgttggtaagcttttcacttcgatcaagtttatctttacttagtgacgaaagtcatgaatgtttcaatcactttaaaaattgctttgacgagaaatggtgtaacaactatataacgtcctctaagaatgtttcaatgattggaataagagtttagattacataaccaatgtattccttgaacggaagttctcgaactttgttgatcaagagaaccggaagtatggcaagtgccaagtccgcgaactaccgaagttctcaaacccgagaatttctgctggacttgacaaactacttgcgtgagccaagtccgcgaactcagtctgcgaaccggcgaagttctcaaacccgagaatttctgctggagtttgtaaactctgtccggtgtcttaagtccgcgaacctagtctacgaacttgagaaggttatatatctaaagatgatctctgaacttaatcttaaaagactacggaatgcttttgcaaccgattcttgtgaatcaaatcatctttgtttcaattgtgtcttgtatagttacataagatttccttgcaattgaacaactctcttaactagttcatccgAGTCATTTgaaattagttatggtgaagaagaacatggttggtatgaaatgctcttatggttaaccattttggttagactattgttgaaccaacaatgtacacgtttgggtgcggttaacaaagctagaagcgtacagtcatttgtgtatgacaagctaagttttcgatctaacggttgagaaatattagcttgaatctaaatcaggttttcatctaacggtggatattgattgctttgtaactaaggcaaaaccctgatttgaaagactatataaggggacatctagcaactctgcaaaactaatccccacaccttacgtgtactactattttgcgtgctagagtcggttctcctttaacctttggttttcttattctaaaaccaggttaacgacttgaagacttcattgggattgtgaagccagaccgatactacttttatcgtagttgtgtgatctgatcttgcatcttctatcgtaatagtacaatcatattgtttggcttgagattgtttgatttctccgataggcaatatataaaagtaatcacaaacatcttcgtctcattgtttgtgattccacgacatcttgtttcgctaccatacgattaagattgttgtgaggtgattgattaatctaggttgttcttcgggaatataagaccagattatcaattggttcctggtcaccttgattattatcaaaagacggaacaaaaactttagggtttttccgtgggagacaaattgatcctttgatagacttgtctgtgtgagacatatttgtttattgttaaagcctgcgattttgggtcgtagcaactcttagttgtggtgagatcagctaatggaatcaagtgcgcagtatcctgctgggatcagaggagtagggagtacaactgtaccttggatcagtgggagactgattggggttcaactatagtccagtccgaagttagcttggagtaggctagtgtctgtagcggcttaatacagtgtgtattcaatctggactaggtcccggggtttttctgcatttgcggttccctcgttaacaaaatttctggtatctatgttatttcagtttccatattatattgtttatctttataattgaaataatacaggttgtgcgtgtagatcatcaattggtataatccaacctttggttttttgattatcattgattgatccttggacattggtctttggtaccgtccaagttattccttgtgtttgattaggactcgttgatttctattagcttgagtaaatcaaaacaagagagagatattaacttcttgagatacttttacctagattgagtctgactgtctagttgattctctagaaagtattttggacttagtccatatagattgctaagagaaatattgggtggtgttgttagacccccgctttttcactaggcaaactaggaaattgatccatcatggagctagtaggagcaagatcctgccaaaatcagaaaacaagaaataaagaggaactgcggCAAGTAAGAGCAGCGGCAAAAGGAGTCGTGGCCGCGCCACTTGGCTTTAGAAGGCGCCACATGTGGCCGGCTGGACACGCTCCATGTTGCTGCTTGCCGgtcccatttcccatcgaccaatcaaatcgctttaAACGCGCCATacacacttttaaataaagttggaagttggttggtcgacgcgcctaattccttaaggaatctaaTATAGACggcccatgtcagtcttaaaatgaTCACGACCGCACGCTTTGGCCAGTCAATTTATCAAGCTTGGCCGCTTCCTGACGCGACCGGACAAGCATCACCATGCCACCATACCGCGGCCACATAGCCACACGCGCCacttagggtttcgacatgccaaaccctaatttggtcgggACCACTATGTCGTACCATGTCAAATAATACCACCtaggcattaagtttgatacaGAAACGAGAAGCCAATATCGTTGAGtcatatttggatctaacaccaatatgccaagatatagTGGCCGCAGctacgccactatgccactggcaggcGCCACTACACCACTGGCAGGCGCTAGTGCGCCATTGTAGCGCTGTTACGCTACTATGCTACTTGTTATTTTTACCGCTTTATGCGGGCCATGAACGCGCCATGCTAAGGCTACGAATCGGCCGGCCTAACCCTTATTTTAGGCAGCCAACGAGTTGTGgccatgatcaacggccaccccctTTTTCCACAATGAGCTGTGaccatgatcaacggccaccccctTTTCCATAACGAGCTGTGgacatgatcaacggccacccctcTTCCATAAGGAACAATCGACCACGCCGCGACCTACCCATATGGCTTCTAAACGATCACCCAAATATTGGATGAACAACTGGGAGCATTTGGTAAAAAATTTAATATGAGCTACATGAAAAAAGTTTCGTGTGGATTTctagcataacatactaaaaaatcacatcaatcggattaacgagctaaaagatataGCTTAAAAGGCGAACTAGGTCATGACTGaaactgacagaattcctcctgaattcttcctgagtttttactgtcaggctgttttcacctcctgaaagagctcaaaacctaaatattctctcgtgtaaagatagaaaattcttttctgataagaatggaggggcggatcgtcaaaatccgagttcgtatgagaattaTACAGCAGTTTTAGTGagggtctcacatctgaattttctgattacgaaatttcatgaattagcacaaacttctgcaaatcatctcagccatccactTAGCTATCCAATTTAACCGGTTTAGATTTAATTTGGgccaaccaataggatgtcaaaatggctaccagccaCCATTATCCTATAGGGACCGATCACCACATCTTTAATGTACATAGATAGCTCCTGGCAGCTACTCACACATGACCACCCGCCACCTAGATTGCGCGTGATTGGtaagaataactaggtcttgcaaacaagacccattcagcatcctgctgcatattttccacgaaaatacttgagacatcaaacatgtcacaaactgggggatgttcatcagggtattggtctggcggtctacagcgtgcggcgtgcaacacgcctattacaagaaagtgtcaggaaatgaGGGAAGTTAGTGACGATAGAGAAGTAGTGGGACGAAACCACCTAGTCTTCCCCTCATAGTGGAGACGTGGTTTTCACCATCCTGCACAATCCCActcctccatcactcaactattcccagttcctatgagatcagggtgcgtgcaactatgactgatataaataggttttcaacctatttcaaccaacaacagagttttggttaacaacacagtatccagaaaatcatcaaagaactgatagcttacattctgcaagccagttccatattctgatacaagtcataaaatagccacaccttcagagttaaccattctgatctcaacaccttcttcgcttccctccctaagatcaacccttctctttcattttgtgaccgaagcaagactggaacggccatttcttggtttaggccaggattgtacagattgatctctcgaatctaaagtactcccgtgcagtgcatttgtttgggggtttagattcatttctcatcaacacacccaaatttaccaaaaccaacagaatcagtttttaccccaaaacaatcaTGCATAATCAAGTATTCTAATATTACTTGCAATCCACGTTATTTTTCTATTGGAtcgagaagaaaaataataaacaataaaGGATTCATGTTTTCATACTCACCCCAATACTTTTTGTATTTAAGTAACATGTTCTCACCCATATGGCTTAAGTAAGGATTATCATGAGATTTCTGCCAATCATTTAAATCTCCACGGACATCACTAATTTCCTCCAAAAATGTATGCGAAGTGACATAGGTAGAACCAGAGAACTCAACAGTGGCTTCGTAAAATACCTGTAGAAACAGTACTAATTGTTATCTAAGTGAGCATCAAAAGTTGTctagaaaatgagaaaaaaacaTAAACATAGACGAGGCAAGAAATGATAAATAACCTTGGTTCTGATTTCCATAACAAGTTCCAAGTTTACTGGTCTAAGAAGTTGGATACacatgcttaattgggaaaacaCATGCTTGCAAACAAGAGTAGTTGCATAACAGGTATGCTTAattgagaaattttttgatggaggcgttttttgaagggggcatggggaccaatgatatgttgacacatgcatttgatattaatgaattatgtttccaaaaatataaaagaagtgtatttttggagagaaaatttgttttcttaattggtgttgatatttttggaagcagaattcattaatatcaagtgcatgtgtcaacatatcattagtccccatgcccccttcaaaaaacgctcccatcaaaaaatttctctgcTTAACCGATGTAGTTGCGGCAGATGCTTATAAAGTTatgtggtgtttccttcacaaaAAATTAACTACCAAGAAAACATCTAACGATCCTGTAGAACTTTCTAAAATATTTCTTCAAACACAGTGAAAAAGTTCCGAGAATATGCATGAGAATGACATCATGAAAGAACAAACACAACAAGATACAACTGGAGCGgccaaaaaaagaaataaaggaaCGACGCCAAGCACTAGGTTGAATCAGAAGTAAATGTATTATGTCTAAATTTAAATTGTTATTTTATGCATCTATAGTCAGTTGAAAATATTTATAATCATGCTGATAGTTAAAGAGAATGAGACCTTGTTTATCGCAGCCAACAATCTATCTACTGGTTTCAGACCTAGTTTTGTATCATGCAATCAATTCTAAAATGGttgaaaaagaaacataaaatacCTGTAGAAACTGAACTAGGACTCGAGCATTAGCCCAATCATACTTTTCAGGAGCATGCACGCAAGGCTTTTTATTTTTGGCTTTTCTCCGACCAACTAAGGGTTCTTCAGGAGCATCAGAATATTATGAACTAGATTCTAATTCATCAGGAACATCGGTACAGTCAATATCATCAATATCATCACCCATTTCTGGTTCATCGGGAATATCGAAGATAAACCTCTCATGAAATGCTTTATCTGACCGTCCTAGCCTtataaaggtttttttttttgcttaataataaattttattgaTAACCAAAATTGTTCAAACAATACAATATAGTTTCAAAAAAGATGAtacaaaaagcaaaaaaaatacaATCTCTCATGTGTTATCCAAATCTATAATATGTTTTCAATTCATCTTCTAAGTTCATTAGAAATGGTGGTTTACTGGTGTATATATGTTTTTCACCACTCTGTAGATTTGCACCCTTTTTTGCCAAgtcatcagctgaaaaatttatCTCCCTGTAACTGTGGATGAAATCCCATTCTCTGACATTCTGACAAATTTTCTCCCATCTGGATATTGCAAACCATGGAACTTTGGCATTTTTAAAAGCTGCTATTGCTGCTTTTGAATCTGATCTGAAGAGGAGTCTTCTAAACCCATTTTTGATTGCCCATTCACCTGCACACAAGACTGCCATGATCTCTGCAAAGAAATTTGTTGCAATCCCCAATCCACCTGCAATGGATATTACACAATATCCAACATTATTTCTAGCAATTATTCCATGACCTGCAATCCCTGGATCCCCCCTTGAAGCCCCATCACAACATAGCAGAAGTTGGTTTCTCTGTGACAACTTGAAAAAAATTTCTTTAACAACAACAGATTTTAACTTTCTGCATTTCATCCCAAAGTGTTTCAGTATTTGAAGGTCATATGATGTATTCCACATATAGTTCTTCATTCTTTCTTCACTCTCTGTAGTGAATTTCATTATCCTTGTCTTTATGTTGTGTTCATTGAAAGATTCTTCTTCATACACACACCTGTTCCTTTGAAACCACAATTCTTTGAGAGTTATGAATGCTGTTACTCTCCATATTTCTTTTACTGCGGGGCTTTTTTGCTTTGCTGAGTTAAGTATTTCTTCAAAAGATTTAGGATTTTTAAAGCAAAATATACCTCCTAGACAACTCCATATAATTTCACTATAGTTGCAGTTCCACAGTATATGCTCAAGAGATTCTTCAACATTTTTACAGATACAACATCTTGAAACCATTTGGAATTTTCTAATTTTCATTTGTGGAGCAAATACCCCTAACTATTTTCCATATATTACTTGAAACACTAGGATGGATAGAATGGTTCCATACCTGTTTTGGCTAATTGAGTTTAGGATATTTTGTTCTGATGCATTCTACAGTAGAGGACACTGTGAAGATTCCAGCGAGTGTGCCACACCATATTCTTCTGTCATTTTCCGTACTCATCACAGGGAGTTCATTAACTGATATCATTTCTAGCATTTCACTTGGGATTACCCATTCTCCCTCCAATATTAAGTTCCCAACTTTCAAGTCAGGGAATTGAGCCATATACCTATTTTCAGGGTACATATTACATAATGGCTTCTCTTTTATCCATATGTCTCTCCATACAGAAATATTTTCACCGTTCCCCGCAATCCACCTTGAATGATTCTTTACATCTTCTGAGATCCATTTCAATCCTGGTAGTATTGATGATTTTTTGTAGTATTCAATCCATTCTCCATTTTTGGTTAAAAACTTTTCTTGGAAAAATCTAGCCTATTATTTTGTGTTATTCtgaattttccaccataatttcATAAGCAGAGACTTATTTATGATTTCTAATCTCCTCAGTCCTAGACCTCCTTCTTCATATGGAGAACATACCTTATCCCATTTTAAAGTAATAGTCTTTCTTGTTGCAGGGTCTCCAGTCCAGAGGGAATTTCTTATAATTTGCTCACATTCTTTCAAGACTCTTTGTGTCTATTTGTATACTGACATGTTGTATATGGGGATATTGCAGAGTACATGCTTTACCAGTATTAATCTTTCTTGAAAATATAGAAGCTCACCCATCCATCCTGCTAGATTTCCTTGTATTTGCTCCACACAGTTCCATACATGATTGGTTTTAATGTATCCTGGTGTTAGCATAACACCTAAATATTTATTAGGAAatga
Above is a genomic segment from Papaver somniferum cultivar HN1 chromosome 10, ASM357369v1, whole genome shotgun sequence containing:
- the LOC113316161 gene encoding uncharacterized protein LOC113316161; translated protein: MVSRCCICKNVEESLEHILWNCNYSEIIWSCLGGIFCFKNPKSFEEILNSAKQKSPAVKEIWRVTAFITLKELWFQRNRCVYEEESFNEHNIKTRIMKFTTESEERMKNYMWNTSYDLQILKHFGMKCRKLKSVVVKEIFFKLSQRNQLLLCCDGASRGDPGIAGHGIIARNNVGYCVISIAGGLGIATNFFAEIMAVLCAGEWAIKNGFRRLLFRSDSKAAIAAFKNAKVPWFAISRWEKICQNVREWDFIHSYREINFSADDLAKKGANLQSGEKHIYTSKPPFLMNLEDELKTYYRFG